The proteins below come from a single Serratia fonticola genomic window:
- the sodC gene encoding superoxide dismutase family protein, giving the protein MKRYWCAALGLMACGVAQAATVDVEMNLVTGQGIGQDIGKITISETPYGLLFTPQLKALPAGVHGFHVHEKGSCEPGMKDGKAVAALAAGGHFDPEKTSKHLGPYDANGHLGDLPAIYVTADGMADTQVLAPRLKKISEIEGKALMVHAGGDNHSDQPKPLGGGGDRFACGVIK; this is encoded by the coding sequence ATGAAACGTTATTGGTGTGCGGCATTGGGTTTGATGGCCTGTGGCGTTGCGCAGGCGGCAACGGTTGATGTCGAAATGAATCTGGTGACCGGCCAGGGAATTGGTCAGGACATTGGTAAAATCACAATTAGCGAAACGCCTTATGGCCTGTTGTTTACCCCGCAGCTGAAAGCCTTGCCTGCTGGTGTGCACGGTTTTCACGTTCATGAGAAAGGCAGTTGTGAGCCGGGTATGAAAGACGGCAAGGCGGTAGCCGCACTGGCTGCGGGTGGCCACTTTGACCCTGAAAAAACCAGCAAGCATCTCGGGCCTTATGATGCCAACGGGCATTTAGGCGATTTGCCAGCAATCTATGTCACGGCGGACGGTATGGCTGACACCCAGGTCCTGGCTCCGCGCTTGAAGAAAATCAGCGAAATCGAAGGCAAAGCGCTGATGGTACACGCCGGGGGGGATAACCACTCCGATCAACCCAAGCCTCTGGGTGGTGGTGGCGATCGCTTCGCCTGTGGCGTAATCAAATAA
- a CDS encoding aldo/keto reductase yields the protein MLNRIKLAPLGPEFSRMICGYWRLMEWGMSPQQLLTFIKQHVELGVTTADHADIYGGYACEQAFGEAIKLQPSVRQGMELVSKCGIATTAKPGNPIGHYITDREHIVHSAEQSLSHLHTDYLDLLLIHRPDPLMEADEVAEAFVALHKSGKVRHFGVSNFTPAQFSLLQSRLPFSLVTNQVEISPIYQPAILDGTLDQCQQLRIKPMAWSCLGGGRLFSDAEFQPLRDELQTVAQEIGAETIEQVVYAWVMRLPSAPLPIIGSGKIERVRSALKAQELALSRQQWFRIRKAALGYDVP from the coding sequence ATGCTGAATCGTATAAAGCTGGCACCACTTGGGCCCGAGTTCTCACGCATGATTTGCGGCTACTGGCGTTTGATGGAGTGGGGCATGTCACCGCAGCAGTTGCTGACGTTTATCAAGCAACACGTTGAGCTAGGGGTGACCACGGCGGACCACGCGGATATTTATGGTGGCTATGCCTGTGAGCAGGCTTTTGGCGAGGCTATCAAGCTACAGCCCTCGGTGCGCCAGGGGATGGAGCTGGTGTCGAAGTGCGGCATCGCTACCACCGCCAAGCCAGGTAACCCAATCGGGCATTACATCACCGATCGCGAGCATATTGTGCACAGCGCAGAGCAGTCTTTATCGCACCTGCATACGGACTACCTGGATTTATTGTTGATCCATCGTCCCGATCCGTTGATGGAGGCCGATGAGGTAGCAGAAGCCTTTGTGGCGCTGCATAAAAGCGGCAAGGTGCGCCATTTCGGCGTTTCGAACTTTACGCCAGCACAGTTTTCCTTATTGCAGTCGCGTCTGCCGTTCTCACTGGTGACCAACCAGGTCGAGATATCCCCGATTTATCAGCCAGCGATCCTCGACGGCACCTTGGATCAATGCCAGCAACTGCGTATTAAACCGATGGCCTGGTCTTGCCTGGGTGGCGGGCGGTTGTTCAGCGATGCTGAATTCCAGCCGTTACGCGATGAGCTGCAAACGGTGGCACAAGAGATTGGTGCCGAAACCATTGAGCAGGTGGTGTATGCCTGGGTGATGCGTCTGCCTTCGGCACCGCTGCCAATTATCGGTTCCGGCAAGATCGAACGCGTACGTTCGGCCCTGAAGGCGCAAGAGCTGGCCTTGAGCCGCCAGCAGTGGTTCCGCATTCGTAAAGCGGCACTGGGTTACGACGTACCTTAA
- a CDS encoding FUSC family protein: MNLPFLEWKRSPWGKATAGQWRYALRNTLAMCLALWVAFVLQLDEPYWALTSAAVVSFPTVGGVISKSIGRIFGSLIGAMASLLIAGCLNDPWLFTLSIASWLGLCTYISNHYQNNVSYAFALAGYTAAIIVFGTVNITDTQQIFDITQARVCEVITGILCGGLMMMILPSTSDGETLLVSLRRMHLRLLEHAAMLWQPEISLRMRTSHEGVIGQILTMNLLRIQAFWSHYRLRRQNNILNYMLHQQLRITSVISSLRRMLLNWPDRPENLAAVLEQVLNELRDPTTDKYRLAHILVAIAPQDPADYRHRAFFLRLRHFCWLYLRCTRWQQRLESATQVSDIEPPRVTSLARHTDSVEAAYNGLRTFLCILIGCAYWITTQWDAGSSALTLIAISCVLYSSTPSPIKSITTLLKAVSLLFAFCFVMKFGLMIQIDDFWVFCAFLFPTLVTMQMMKLQNPPYAPLWGQLIVFMGSFLAVTNPPSYDYQGYINDSLAKIAGVLLAGLAFQILRPSSDKRKSRRIIRALRRDFIDQLSKKPQQSESQFESRIYHRISQLNQSLDQEARTWLLRWGVVLLNCSHVVWQLRDWQTRSDPLAAVRDVCIHCLKGVMTEKGVQHASLDATLQELQRMSNALAQHPEQAARDLAGLIWRLYCSLQQLQQAIIPPEAVTAPTPG, encoded by the coding sequence GTGAACCTGCCCTTTCTTGAATGGAAGCGCTCGCCCTGGGGTAAAGCCACCGCAGGGCAGTGGCGCTATGCATTACGCAACACCCTGGCAATGTGCCTGGCGCTATGGGTCGCCTTCGTTCTACAGCTGGATGAGCCCTATTGGGCACTGACTTCCGCCGCGGTCGTTAGCTTCCCGACGGTTGGCGGCGTGATCAGCAAGAGCATTGGCCGCATTTTTGGCAGCCTGATCGGTGCCATGGCTTCACTGCTGATTGCCGGTTGCCTGAACGATCCCTGGTTGTTCACCCTGTCGATTGCCAGTTGGTTGGGGCTGTGCACCTACATTTCCAACCACTACCAGAACAATGTCTCCTACGCCTTTGCCCTGGCGGGCTATACCGCCGCGATCATCGTGTTTGGCACGGTTAATATTACCGACACCCAGCAAATTTTTGATATCACCCAGGCACGCGTCTGTGAGGTGATCACCGGTATCCTGTGCGGCGGCCTGATGATGATGATCCTGCCAAGCACGTCGGATGGTGAGACTTTGCTGGTATCGCTACGCCGCATGCACTTACGCCTGCTGGAACACGCCGCCATGCTGTGGCAACCGGAAATCAGCCTGCGGATGCGTACCTCCCACGAGGGCGTTATCGGCCAGATCCTGACCATGAACCTGCTGCGAATTCAGGCCTTCTGGAGCCATTACCGGCTGCGTCGGCAAAACAATATCCTCAACTACATGCTGCACCAGCAATTGCGCATCACCAGCGTCATCTCCAGCCTGCGCCGCATGTTGTTAAACTGGCCAGATCGTCCGGAGAATCTGGCGGCGGTGTTGGAGCAGGTGTTGAATGAATTACGCGACCCCACCACAGATAAATACCGGCTGGCTCATATTCTGGTCGCCATCGCCCCCCAGGATCCAGCCGATTATCGCCATCGGGCCTTCTTCCTGCGCCTGCGCCACTTCTGCTGGCTCTATCTGCGCTGTACCCGTTGGCAACAACGGCTGGAAAGCGCTACCCAGGTCAGCGATATCGAACCACCGCGGGTTACCTCACTCGCGCGCCATACCGACAGCGTTGAGGCCGCCTACAACGGGCTTCGCACCTTCTTGTGCATCCTGATCGGTTGCGCTTATTGGATCACTACCCAGTGGGACGCCGGTAGCTCTGCGCTGACGCTGATCGCGATAAGTTGCGTGCTCTATTCCTCTACCCCTTCGCCGATCAAATCCATCACCACCTTACTGAAGGCCGTTTCCCTGCTGTTTGCCTTCTGCTTTGTGATGAAGTTTGGCCTGATGATCCAGATCGACGACTTCTGGGTGTTCTGCGCCTTCCTGTTCCCGACCCTGGTCACGATGCAGATGATGAAACTGCAAAATCCCCCCTATGCCCCACTCTGGGGTCAGTTGATCGTGTTTATGGGATCGTTTCTCGCCGTGACCAACCCGCCGAGCTACGATTATCAGGGCTATATCAATGACAGTCTCGCCAAGATTGCCGGCGTGCTGTTGGCCGGATTGGCGTTCCAAATCCTGCGGCCCAGTTCGGACAAACGCAAAAGCCGACGGATTATCCGCGCGTTACGCCGTGATTTTATCGATCAGTTGAGTAAGAAACCGCAGCAAAGCGAAAGCCAGTTTGAGTCGCGTATCTATCACCGCATCAGTCAACTGAATCAAAGCCTGGATCAGGAGGCTCGCACCTGGCTATTGCGTTGGGGAGTCGTGCTGCTGAACTGCAGCCACGTGGTCTGGCAACTGCGTGATTGGCAAACCCGTTCAGATCCGCTGGCCGCCGTGCGCGACGTCTGTATTCATTGTTTGAAGGGAGTCATGACTGAGAAAGGGGTGCAGCATGCGTCGTTGGACGCCACCTTGCAGGAGCTGCAGCGTATGAGTAACGCGCTTGCCCAGCATCCAGAACAGGCAGCACGTGATTTGGCGGGTTTGATTTGGCGGCTGTACTGCTCACTGCAACAATTGCAGCAGGCGATCATTCCACCGGAAGCGGTAACAGCGCCCACGCCAGGCTGA
- a CDS encoding NAD(P)-dependent oxidoreductase, protein MKVAIIGATGFVGRRVVDEALARGLQVTAIARQKKDLPDNANLTIALGDVADGPWLAQQLAGHDVVISAYNPGWAEADLYEKTAKGAQQILAAVKQSAVKRLLYVGGAGSLEVAPGVELVDTPQFPENIRPGAQAVRDLRNALKKETQLDWTYLSPAALLEPGKRTGQFRLGTTQLLMKGDAPANISVEDLAVAIIDEVEKPQFIKAQFTAAY, encoded by the coding sequence ATGAAAGTCGCCATTATTGGAGCAACCGGTTTTGTTGGCCGCCGCGTAGTCGATGAAGCTTTGGCCCGCGGCCTGCAAGTGACCGCCATCGCCCGTCAGAAAAAAGATCTGCCGGATAATGCCAATCTCACCATCGCCCTGGGTGACGTGGCCGACGGCCCGTGGTTGGCACAACAGTTAGCTGGCCATGATGTCGTGATCAGCGCCTATAACCCAGGTTGGGCAGAAGCAGATCTGTATGAGAAAACCGCTAAAGGTGCTCAGCAGATCCTGGCGGCGGTAAAACAATCCGCGGTTAAACGCCTGCTGTACGTTGGCGGTGCCGGCAGCCTGGAAGTGGCTCCAGGAGTTGAGCTGGTTGATACCCCGCAGTTCCCGGAAAATATTCGTCCAGGGGCCCAGGCGGTACGGGATTTACGTAATGCGTTGAAAAAAGAAACCCAGTTGGATTGGACCTACCTTTCTCCTGCCGCGTTGCTGGAACCCGGCAAGCGTACCGGCCAGTTCCGTTTGGGTACGACACAATTGCTGATGAAGGGGGACGCACCGGCCAATATTTCGGTAGAAGACCTCGCGGTTGCCATTATCGACGAAGTTGAAAAACCGCAGTTCATCAAGGCACAGTTTACCGCTGCCTATTAA
- a CDS encoding DUF1289 domain-containing protein, which produces MAQQLEFFDIPSPCRGICQADERGYCRGCLRSREERFGWMQMNDVQKKDVLRLCRQRYLRSLRTGKQPEEIPPEQPSLF; this is translated from the coding sequence GTGGCGCAGCAACTCGAGTTCTTTGACATCCCAAGCCCGTGCCGTGGCATTTGCCAGGCCGATGAGCGCGGCTATTGTCGTGGTTGCCTGCGCAGCCGCGAGGAGCGCTTTGGCTGGATGCAAATGAACGATGTCCAGAAAAAGGACGTTCTGCGCCTGTGTCGCCAGCGTTACCTGCGTTCATTGCGTACCGGCAAGCAGCCAGAAGAGATCCCGCCAGAACAGCCCTCGCTGTTTTAA
- a CDS encoding histidine phosphatase family protein — protein MKKKIIPLVTLFLAMIWQPTAALSQDQANTEQTKTLRFYLVRHGQTYSNIKEMTIGGGGNAQLTPKGRYDASSLGLGLAEVEFIAGYSSTLGRAYETANQILRGRNIQVKQIDDLKDISWGDAEGGRIDDLTDKFGHSGNDFAFYFGAYNDPAFKSPVNAENMADFSARFEGALRQIATQHADQDGNILVTAHSSMAFYLQKYRANQPLAGLANTSVSVLEFKDGQFHLIDFNNTDYLKSGYARAKALPPLEITLVVNPLTQLQQAGVMEGTTDSDFTDAGEKANQQLHRTLKSTRFIAAYSSELGRGYKTAQRVMADHQIPVQQDNQLNEMFLGHWEAEKVATLINDQSEAARNLFSANNLIRFVAPDEGENGEIAAYRLDKFLSAIGQKYEFSQGKVIVFTHPLILNAFFNKRLPDSSWQPSQGLQVVTLAYKNETFSVMQVK, from the coding sequence GTGAAAAAGAAAATAATCCCGCTGGTCACTCTGTTTTTAGCCATGATATGGCAGCCCACCGCAGCGCTATCGCAAGATCAGGCCAACACAGAACAGACAAAAACGCTGCGCTTTTATTTAGTTCGCCACGGGCAGACCTACTCCAATATCAAGGAAATGACCATCGGCGGTGGCGGTAACGCCCAATTGACCCCAAAAGGCCGTTATGACGCCAGCAGTTTAGGGTTGGGGCTGGCAGAAGTAGAGTTTATCGCCGGTTATAGCAGCACCTTGGGCCGGGCCTATGAAACCGCCAACCAGATTTTGCGTGGCCGCAACATACAGGTGAAGCAGATTGACGATCTGAAAGATATCTCGTGGGGCGACGCCGAAGGAGGCCGAATTGACGATCTGACGGATAAATTCGGCCATTCTGGCAACGACTTCGCGTTCTATTTCGGCGCCTATAACGATCCCGCGTTCAAATCCCCGGTCAATGCCGAAAATATGGCTGATTTTTCGGCGCGCTTTGAAGGTGCATTGCGACAGATTGCCACACAGCATGCCGATCAGGATGGTAATATTCTGGTTACCGCCCACTCATCAATGGCGTTCTACCTGCAAAAATACCGCGCCAACCAACCACTGGCCGGGTTAGCTAATACCAGCGTCTCGGTGCTGGAGTTCAAGGATGGCCAATTCCATCTTATCGATTTTAATAATACCGATTATCTTAAATCTGGCTACGCCAGAGCAAAGGCCCTGCCACCGCTGGAAATCACTCTGGTCGTTAATCCGCTGACCCAATTGCAGCAGGCTGGTGTCATGGAAGGCACCACAGATTCAGACTTCACCGACGCGGGCGAAAAGGCTAACCAGCAATTACACCGCACACTAAAATCCACCCGGTTTATCGCGGCTTATAGCAGCGAGTTGGGGCGTGGCTACAAAACCGCCCAACGCGTGATGGCTGACCATCAAATCCCGGTTCAGCAAGATAACCAATTGAACGAAATGTTCCTGGGGCACTGGGAGGCAGAAAAGGTGGCAACGCTGATAAACGACCAGAGCGAAGCGGCGAGAAACCTGTTCTCTGCCAACAACCTGATCCGCTTTGTTGCGCCAGATGAAGGCGAGAATGGCGAGATTGCCGCCTACCGTTTGGATAAGTTCCTGTCCGCTATCGGTCAAAAATATGAATTTAGCCAGGGTAAAGTGATCGTCTTCACCCACCCGCTAATACTGAATGCATTCTTTAACAAGCGGTTGCCAGATTCCTCATGGCAACCAAGCCAAGGGCTGCAAGTTGTCACCTTGGCATATAAAAACGAAACCTTCAGCGTTATGCAAGTGAAGTAG
- a CDS encoding LysR substrate-binding domain-containing protein: protein MDKLNRMAVFATVVAEGSFVAAARRLEMTPSAVSQHMRSLEKSLGVPLLHRSTRRLALTDAGEAFYPGCEAMLQEAQRAEQRLAELRDTLVGELRIATTVGIGSGPLAEALAPLLLAHPKLTLRILADDQVVDMIEQRVDISLRVNLQLADTNLIAHPLTAWPMVLCAAPRYLSQHGVPETPQELVQHRWITGSGHGLHLDLHHHAGETFKLRLAAGQVVSGSMNVIRAFTRNGLGISGQPLYEIGDELRRGELIALLPQWRPAPYRLHALTLERVLPEKTRQALHYLREYFRRHGEKPLANGPDDVFN, encoded by the coding sequence ATGGATAAACTGAATCGAATGGCGGTATTCGCCACCGTGGTGGCCGAGGGATCTTTTGTTGCGGCGGCCCGTCGGCTAGAGATGACGCCTTCTGCGGTCAGCCAGCATATGAGGTCGCTAGAAAAGTCGTTGGGCGTGCCGTTATTGCACCGCTCGACTCGCCGCTTGGCACTCACCGATGCGGGGGAAGCCTTTTACCCCGGCTGCGAAGCCATGTTGCAGGAAGCACAGCGCGCGGAGCAGCGGCTGGCGGAACTGCGGGATACATTGGTGGGCGAACTACGTATTGCCACCACCGTCGGGATCGGTAGCGGCCCCTTGGCGGAGGCCCTGGCTCCCTTGCTGCTGGCGCACCCAAAGCTGACGCTGCGCATTCTGGCAGACGACCAGGTGGTGGATATGATCGAGCAGCGGGTAGATATCTCACTGCGCGTAAATCTACAACTGGCAGATACCAACCTGATTGCTCACCCGCTGACCGCCTGGCCCATGGTGCTCTGCGCCGCGCCGCGTTATCTTAGCCAGCATGGCGTGCCAGAAACGCCCCAGGAACTGGTGCAACACCGCTGGATCACCGGCAGCGGTCACGGGCTGCATCTCGATTTACATCACCATGCGGGTGAAACATTCAAACTACGCCTGGCGGCGGGGCAGGTTGTCAGCGGTAGTATGAACGTGATCCGGGCCTTTACCCGCAATGGTCTGGGGATTTCCGGCCAACCGCTGTATGAAATTGGTGACGAACTGCGCCGGGGAGAATTAATCGCCCTGTTACCGCAGTGGCGGCCTGCGCCATATCGGCTGCATGCGTTGACTCTGGAACGGGTTCTGCCGGAGAAAACGCGCCAGGCGCTGCACTATTTGCGAGAATATTTTCGCCGTCATGGGGAAAAGCCACTTGCCAATGGCCCCGATGACGTCTTCAATTAG
- a CDS encoding alkene reductase has product MKIEKLFSPLKVGHTTLPNRVFMAPLTRLRSIEPGDIPTPLMAEYYAQRASAGLLITEATQISFQAKGYAGAPGLHTPEQIAAWKKITQAVHDKQGHIAVQLWHVGRISHSSLQPGQQAPVAPSAINAETRTTVRDETGAWVRVPTSTPRALETNEIPGIVNDFRQAAANSREAGFDYIELHAAHGYLLHQFMSPASNQRTDQYGGSIENRTRLTLEVVDASIAEIGADRVGIRISPLGPFNGLDNGEDQEEAALYLIEELNKRGIAYLHISEPDWAGGKPYSTAFRDAVRAHFQGVIIGAGAYTAEKAEELIAQGFIDAVAFGRSYIANPDLVERFKQQAPLNEQRADFFYGGGAEGYTDYPTL; this is encoded by the coding sequence ATGAAGATTGAAAAATTGTTCTCTCCGCTCAAAGTTGGCCACACCACCCTCCCCAACCGTGTGTTCATGGCTCCGCTGACTCGTCTGCGCAGCATCGAGCCAGGTGACATCCCAACGCCGTTGATGGCGGAATATTATGCACAGCGTGCCAGCGCTGGCCTGCTGATCACCGAAGCCACCCAGATTTCTTTCCAGGCGAAAGGTTATGCCGGAGCTCCCGGTCTGCATACCCCAGAACAAATCGCCGCGTGGAAAAAAATCACCCAGGCGGTACATGACAAACAGGGCCATATTGCCGTGCAGCTGTGGCACGTAGGGCGTATCTCCCACTCAAGCTTGCAGCCGGGCCAGCAGGCTCCGGTCGCGCCTTCAGCGATCAATGCCGAAACCCGCACCACGGTGCGTGATGAAACCGGTGCCTGGGTTCGTGTGCCAACCTCAACCCCACGTGCGTTGGAAACCAACGAAATCCCGGGGATCGTCAACGATTTCCGCCAGGCTGCTGCCAACTCGCGTGAGGCCGGTTTTGACTATATTGAACTGCACGCCGCGCACGGTTACCTGCTGCACCAGTTTATGTCTCCGGCGTCCAACCAACGTACCGACCAATACGGTGGCAGCATTGAAAACCGTACCCGTCTGACGCTGGAAGTGGTCGATGCCAGCATTGCCGAAATCGGTGCCGATCGCGTTGGTATCCGTATCTCACCGTTGGGCCCGTTCAATGGCTTGGACAACGGCGAAGATCAGGAAGAAGCGGCGCTGTATCTGATCGAAGAGCTGAATAAACGCGGTATCGCCTACCTGCATATTTCCGAGCCGGATTGGGCCGGTGGCAAGCCTTACTCAACCGCCTTCCGCGATGCAGTAAGAGCACACTTCCAAGGCGTGATTATTGGCGCGGGTGCCTATACGGCGGAGAAAGCGGAAGAGTTGATCGCCCAAGGCTTTATTGATGCCGTCGCCTTTGGTCGCAGCTATATCGCCAACCCAGATCTGGTGGAACGCTTTAAACAGCAGGCTCCACTCAACGAGCAGCGTGCCGATTTCTTCTACGGCGGCGGTGCCGAGGGTTATACAGATTACCCGACACTGTAA
- a CDS encoding TetR/AcrR family transcriptional regulator, with protein MTKQTNCNGDTREHLLATGETLSLRLGFTGMGLSELLATAGVPKGSFYHYFRSKEAFGEAMLQRYFAHYDAQMQALFADSRSDARNQLLSYYAQAISFHCRSECHNACLAVKLSAEVSDLSEPMRHALEAGTSRVIGHLQDAIERGIREGSLAVTMSPAATAETLYSLWLGASLRAKIRHSVAPLTCALESIELLLRPAQP; from the coding sequence ATGACAAAACAGACGAATTGCAACGGGGATACCCGAGAACATCTGCTCGCTACCGGCGAAACGCTCAGCCTGCGCCTTGGTTTTACCGGCATGGGCCTCAGTGAGTTGCTCGCTACCGCTGGCGTGCCCAAAGGGTCGTTCTATCACTATTTTCGCTCGAAGGAAGCCTTCGGCGAAGCAATGTTGCAACGCTATTTTGCCCATTACGACGCTCAAATGCAGGCTCTGTTTGCTGACAGCCGCAGCGATGCGCGTAATCAGTTATTAAGTTATTACGCCCAGGCCATCAGCTTCCACTGCCGTAGTGAGTGCCATAACGCTTGCCTGGCAGTGAAACTCTCCGCAGAGGTCAGCGATCTTTCTGAACCTATGCGCCATGCCTTGGAAGCGGGCACCAGCCGCGTGATCGGTCATCTGCAAGACGCGATCGAACGCGGCATCCGTGAAGGTTCACTGGCTGTCACCATGAGCCCAGCGGCCACGGCGGAAACGCTGTATTCGCTGTGGTTGGGCGCATCGTTGCGGGCTAAAATCCGCCACTCGGTCGCCCCACTGACCTGTGCGCTGGAAAGTATCGAATTGCTGTTGCGCCCAGCGCAGCCATAA
- the eptA gene encoding phosphoethanolamine transferase EptA, whose translation MRLRQSLQCNSLGFILACALFFTLFQNLLFIHQAWSYITFDSVHSIIFAATMPVVIFCALNIIFSVLTIPFLRKPLVILLLLGSAAANYFMFSYGVVIDGNMMQNAFETNPQEATALLTPRMGLWLLLLGILPAVFVCFVRINKTRPWWYMIGLRAANVMLSVVVILLVAALFYKDYASLIRNNKSVVKMLTPSNFVAGTIKYAQHRYFHQNLPLVKIGEDAHLGPVISSQAKKTLVILVVGETARAENFSLGGYSRETNPRLKQDDVVYFKNASSCGTETAISVPCMFSNMPRSDYDATLAAHQEGILDVMAHAGVNLLWRENDGGCKGACDRIPHIDMTKLKLSQYCDGDVCMDNVLLHKLDDYINGLQGDGVIVLHQMGSHGPAYYRRSTPELRQFSPTCDSNQIQDCTHEQLVNTYDNSLLYTDAMLDNTIKLLQQYSGKFNTAMVYLSDHGESLGENGMYLHGTPYMFAPSQQTHVPFLMWMSADYERNFGINRQCLQSLAETDKVSQDNLFHTLLGMLNVQTRQYQPDLDILQRCRN comes from the coding sequence ATGCGCTTACGTCAATCATTACAATGCAACAGCTTGGGTTTTATCCTGGCTTGCGCCCTATTCTTCACGCTTTTCCAGAACCTGCTATTTATTCACCAGGCCTGGTCATATATCACCTTTGATAGCGTACATAGCATCATTTTTGCGGCGACTATGCCGGTGGTTATTTTCTGTGCCCTGAATATTATCTTCAGCGTATTAACCATTCCGTTCCTGCGTAAACCTCTGGTTATTCTGTTGCTGCTCGGCAGCGCGGCGGCCAACTATTTTATGTTCAGCTACGGCGTGGTGATTGATGGCAATATGATGCAGAACGCCTTCGAGACCAACCCGCAGGAAGCGACGGCGTTGCTCACCCCTCGTATGGGGCTATGGCTGCTGTTGCTGGGTATTTTGCCTGCCGTTTTCGTGTGCTTTGTACGCATCAATAAAACCCGCCCTTGGTGGTACATGATTGGCCTGCGCGCGGCCAATGTGATGCTTTCCGTGGTGGTGATCCTTTTGGTTGCGGCGTTGTTCTACAAAGATTACGCCTCGCTGATCCGCAACAATAAAAGCGTGGTGAAAATGCTCACCCCAAGCAATTTTGTGGCTGGCACCATCAAGTACGCTCAACACCGCTATTTCCACCAAAATCTGCCGCTGGTCAAAATTGGTGAAGATGCCCATTTAGGCCCGGTGATTAGCAGCCAGGCCAAGAAGACCCTGGTGATACTGGTGGTCGGTGAAACCGCGCGGGCGGAGAATTTTTCGCTAGGTGGTTACTCACGGGAGACCAATCCCCGCTTGAAGCAGGACGATGTGGTTTATTTCAAGAATGCCAGTTCCTGCGGTACCGAAACGGCTATCTCCGTGCCCTGCATGTTCTCCAACATGCCACGCAGCGATTACGACGCCACCTTGGCCGCACACCAGGAAGGCATACTGGACGTGATGGCACATGCCGGAGTCAACCTGCTGTGGCGCGAGAATGACGGCGGTTGTAAGGGCGCCTGCGATCGTATCCCACATATCGACATGACCAAACTGAAGCTTTCACAGTATTGCGACGGCGATGTCTGCATGGATAATGTGCTGCTGCATAAACTGGACGATTATATCAACGGCCTGCAAGGGGACGGTGTGATCGTACTGCATCAGATGGGGAGCCACGGCCCGGCCTACTATCGCCGCAGTACGCCAGAATTACGACAGTTCTCACCAACCTGTGACAGCAACCAGATCCAGGACTGTACCCACGAGCAACTGGTGAATACCTACGACAATTCGCTACTGTACACCGACGCCATGCTGGACAACACCATCAAGCTGTTGCAGCAATACAGCGGCAAATTCAATACGGCGATGGTCTATCTTTCCGATCACGGTGAATCGCTCGGGGAGAATGGCATGTATCTGCACGGTACGCCGTATATGTTCGCCCCTTCTCAGCAGACCCACGTGCCTTTCCTGATGTGGATGTCGGCCGATTATGAACGCAACTTCGGCATTAACCGCCAATGCCTGCAATCCCTGGCGGAGACCGATAAGGTTTCACAGGATAATCTGTTCCACACCCTGTTGGGTATGTTAAACGTGCAGACAAGGCAATATCAGCCCGACCTGGATATTCTGCAGCGCTGTCGCAACTAG